A stretch of the Solanum dulcamara chromosome 6, daSolDulc1.2, whole genome shotgun sequence genome encodes the following:
- the LOC129891770 gene encoding uncharacterized protein LOC129891770 isoform X2: protein MGERKSPSKKKSSKKKRLKVSSKIRKRKSRRNKSKKLSSSEDDSSSSASSDYSSSSQSLSSDSEVDYSRKRRRNSRVMKHVKKRTRRRSCSRDVSEGSPPVKKRKRSNRKSLDYGRKVQKKRKRHASISSTNSHSRSCSCRRENSITSRGRDSKSFSTCQDETNSGNEDTNLQIPRIKSSKKMKEKKICNEPRTGRRSGSRGPVCSLCNHHSCSCNTTHNGKEYVEESNPNRLRSFITIPEKTREEEGDEQGPDMLKEEILNKLHDCPSCRNHDNNDLEIKGKLASCSCFPSIQTMQDGNLKIDDSFPPNSETFGPRKVDGGLDPHPNKVKEVSHDNGGESRNSNNIANTGVEDLETVLRKKALENLQKFRKELQTNLKSGAKEKKNGSDVNQLSPSKTEVVPYKSLEQGKKEGLALNQVVECRSKLVITEEFSHSTEIEINTPVEENNGKGSGCVELGFTQPADRSALSQSPEQEKHTTGPVLSNEPEPGKLLCSTTVQTNKKENPLASKRNIIKTPVPMRPGALSTGTSDNLDTGTVNAGIRPTVETTSSVRSTSDGLTSKHQPDETKDASEFEQKTMSVMRGGEMVQILNQIGFAAMY, encoded by the exons ATACGGAAGAGAAAAAGCAGAAGAAACAAATCCAAGAAGTTATCCAGTTCTGAGGATGACTCGTCATCTTCTGCTTCCTCTGATTATTCTAGCAGTTCACAGTCTTTGTCCTCCGATTCAGAGGTTGATTATAGTAGGAAAAGACGTAGGAACTCACGTGTTATGAAACACGTGAAGAAAAGAACTCGGAGAAGATCCTGTAGCCGAGATGTCAGTGAGGGTTCACCCCctgtaaagaaaagaaaaaggtcaAATAGAAAGAGTCTTGATTATGGGAGAAAAGTGCAGAAGAAGCGAAAGAGACACGCTAGTATTAGCTCCACGAACAGTCACTCAAGAAGTTGTAGTTGCCGACGTGAAAATAGTATTACCTCCAGAGGTAGAGATTCTAAGAGCTTTTCCACTTGCCAAGATGAAACTAATAGTGGTAATGAGGACACCAATCTTCAGATTCCCAGGATTAAGTCTAGCAAaaagatgaaagaaaagaaaatttgtaATGAGCCAAGAACTGGCAGAAGGAGCGGAAGTAGGGGGCCAGTTTGTTCTTTATGTAACCATCATTCATGTTCTTGTAATACTACTCACAATGGGAAGGAATATGTAGAAGAGAGTAATCCTAATCGCTTAAGATCTTTTATTACTATTCCAGAAAAGACACGTGAGGAAGAGGGCGACGAACAGGGACCAGATATGCTTAAAGAAGAGATTTTGAATAAGCTCCATGATTGTCCTTCATGCAGAAACCATGACAATAATGACCTGGAAATTAAAGGGAAATTAGCTTCTTGTTCTTGTTTCCCGTCCATTCAGACAATGCAGGATGGAAATTTGAAAATTGATGATTCATTTCCTCCCAATAGTGAAACTTTTGGCCCCAGAAAAGTTGATGGTGGTCTGGATCCTCATCCAAATAAAGTCAAAGAAGTAAGTCATGATAATGGAGGTGAGAGTAGGAATTCTAATAATATTGCTAATACAGGAGTTGAGGATCTTGAGACTGTCTTAAGGAAAAAGGCGTTGGAGAACTTGCAGAAGTTTCGTAAAGAGCttcaaacaaatttaaaatctgGTGCCAAGGAAAAGAAGAATGGCAGTGATGTTAATCAGTTATCCCCTTCAAAGACTGAGGTTGTACCATACAAGTCTCTGGAGCAGGGGAAAAAAGAAGGATTGGCTTTAAATCAAGTTGTAGAATGTAGGAGCAAGCTTGTAATTACTGAGGAATTTTCTCATTCCACAGAGATTGAGATAAATACTCCAGTCGAAGAGAATAATGGAAAAGGATCTGGCTGCGTTGAGCTAGGTTTTACACAACCTGCTGATAGATCAGCACTCTCACAGAGTCCAGAACAGGAGAAACATACCACTGGACCAGTTCTTAGCAATGAACCTGAACCTGGTAAACTATTATGCAGTACCACAGTACagacaaataaaaaggaaaatccATTGGCTTCCAAGAGAAACATAATAAAAACACCAGTTCCCATGAGACCTGGAGCTCTTAGCACTGGGACCAGCGATAACTTAGACACGGGAACTGTTAATGCCGGTATCCGCCCTACTGTAGAAACTACTTCTAGTGTCAGATCCACATCTGACGGACTTACTTCAAAACACCAACCAGATGAAACCAAGGATGCCTCTGAGTTCGAACAAAAGACCATGTCTGTAATGAGGGGTGGTGAAATGGTACAG ATTCTTAATCAAATTGGCTTTGCTGCAATGTACTGA
- the LOC129891770 gene encoding uncharacterized protein LOC129891770 isoform X1: MGERKSPSKKKSSKKKRLKVSSKIRKRKSRRNKSKKLSSSEDDSSSSASSDYSSSSQSLSSDSEVDYSRKRRRNSRVMKHVKKRTRRRSCSRDVSEGSPPVKKRKRSNRKSLDYGRKVQKKRKRHASISSTNSHSRSCSCRRENSITSRGRDSKSFSTCQDETNSGNEDTNLQIPRIKSSKKMKEKKICNEPRTGRRSGSRGPVCSLCNHHSCSCNTTHNGKEYVEESNPNRLRSFITIPEKTREEEGDEQGPDMLKEEILNKLHDCPSCRNHDNNDLEIKGKLASCSCFPSIQTMQDGNLKIDDSFPPNSETFGPRKVDGGLDPHPNKVKEVSHDNGGESRNSNNIANTGVEDLETVLRKKALENLQKFRKELQTNLKSGAKEKKNGSDVNQLSPSKTEVVPYKSLEQGKKEGLALNQVVECRSKLVITEEFSHSTEIEINTPVEENNGKGSGCVELGFTQPADRSALSQSPEQEKHTTGPVLSNEPEPGKLLCSTTVQTNKKENPLASKRNIIKTPVPMRPGALSTGTSDNLDTGTVNAGIRPTVETTSSVRSTSDGLTSKHQPDETKDASEFEQKTMSVMRGGEMVQVNYKVYIPKRAPALSRRKLKR, translated from the exons ATACGGAAGAGAAAAAGCAGAAGAAACAAATCCAAGAAGTTATCCAGTTCTGAGGATGACTCGTCATCTTCTGCTTCCTCTGATTATTCTAGCAGTTCACAGTCTTTGTCCTCCGATTCAGAGGTTGATTATAGTAGGAAAAGACGTAGGAACTCACGTGTTATGAAACACGTGAAGAAAAGAACTCGGAGAAGATCCTGTAGCCGAGATGTCAGTGAGGGTTCACCCCctgtaaagaaaagaaaaaggtcaAATAGAAAGAGTCTTGATTATGGGAGAAAAGTGCAGAAGAAGCGAAAGAGACACGCTAGTATTAGCTCCACGAACAGTCACTCAAGAAGTTGTAGTTGCCGACGTGAAAATAGTATTACCTCCAGAGGTAGAGATTCTAAGAGCTTTTCCACTTGCCAAGATGAAACTAATAGTGGTAATGAGGACACCAATCTTCAGATTCCCAGGATTAAGTCTAGCAAaaagatgaaagaaaagaaaatttgtaATGAGCCAAGAACTGGCAGAAGGAGCGGAAGTAGGGGGCCAGTTTGTTCTTTATGTAACCATCATTCATGTTCTTGTAATACTACTCACAATGGGAAGGAATATGTAGAAGAGAGTAATCCTAATCGCTTAAGATCTTTTATTACTATTCCAGAAAAGACACGTGAGGAAGAGGGCGACGAACAGGGACCAGATATGCTTAAAGAAGAGATTTTGAATAAGCTCCATGATTGTCCTTCATGCAGAAACCATGACAATAATGACCTGGAAATTAAAGGGAAATTAGCTTCTTGTTCTTGTTTCCCGTCCATTCAGACAATGCAGGATGGAAATTTGAAAATTGATGATTCATTTCCTCCCAATAGTGAAACTTTTGGCCCCAGAAAAGTTGATGGTGGTCTGGATCCTCATCCAAATAAAGTCAAAGAAGTAAGTCATGATAATGGAGGTGAGAGTAGGAATTCTAATAATATTGCTAATACAGGAGTTGAGGATCTTGAGACTGTCTTAAGGAAAAAGGCGTTGGAGAACTTGCAGAAGTTTCGTAAAGAGCttcaaacaaatttaaaatctgGTGCCAAGGAAAAGAAGAATGGCAGTGATGTTAATCAGTTATCCCCTTCAAAGACTGAGGTTGTACCATACAAGTCTCTGGAGCAGGGGAAAAAAGAAGGATTGGCTTTAAATCAAGTTGTAGAATGTAGGAGCAAGCTTGTAATTACTGAGGAATTTTCTCATTCCACAGAGATTGAGATAAATACTCCAGTCGAAGAGAATAATGGAAAAGGATCTGGCTGCGTTGAGCTAGGTTTTACACAACCTGCTGATAGATCAGCACTCTCACAGAGTCCAGAACAGGAGAAACATACCACTGGACCAGTTCTTAGCAATGAACCTGAACCTGGTAAACTATTATGCAGTACCACAGTACagacaaataaaaaggaaaatccATTGGCTTCCAAGAGAAACATAATAAAAACACCAGTTCCCATGAGACCTGGAGCTCTTAGCACTGGGACCAGCGATAACTTAGACACGGGAACTGTTAATGCCGGTATCCGCCCTACTGTAGAAACTACTTCTAGTGTCAGATCCACATCTGACGGACTTACTTCAAAACACCAACCAGATGAAACCAAGGATGCCTCTGAGTTCGAACAAAAGACCATGTCTGTAATGAGGGGTGGTGAAATGGTACAG GTAAACTACAAGGTCTACATCCCCAAGAGGGCTCCTGCTCTGTCCAGGAGAAAACTCAAGCGGTGA